The Mycolicibacterium fluoranthenivorans genomic interval CGAGAAGGTTCCGATCACCGTACGGTTCGCGCTGCGATACGGCAGCGCAGCCAAGGACACCGAAAGCGTGCGGGCCCCGGAGGTGCGCAACGCCTTCAACAGCCCGTTCTGGCCTTTTGTCTTGGCGTCAACCAGCGTCGGGCAAGAGGGAATCGACTTTCATTGGTGGAGCCATGCAGTCGTGCATTGGAACCTGCCGTCCAACCCGGTCGATTTCGAACAGCGTGAAGGGCGGGTCAACCGCTTTGGCGGGCATGCGGTTCGGAAGAACATTGCGTCGGCTCATGGGCGGGATGCACTCGCCGCGGCGCGGGACGGGCAGCATCCCTGGCAACTCGCCTTCGCCGCCGCGGTTGACCACGAGGAGCTTGGCGAGTTCTCACCCTGGTGGATTTATCCCGGTGCTGCCCGAGTGGAACGGATGGTGGTGCACTTCCCACTCAGCCGTGAAGACGCACAGTACGAACGACTCCGGGACTCCCTCACGCTCTATCGCATGATGCTCGGTCAGCCGCGCCAGGAGGACATGATGGAGTTGTTGCGACAGCGCGGCGTGAATGAAAGCGAGGTGGCCCAGCTGGATTTACGGCCACCCGTGCGGGGTAGGCCGGCCACAGCCAGCGATTCAGGTCCCATATGTCGGTGACTCGTAGTTCAATCACGTGGTGGTAAATCACGTGGTGGTAAGAAGCGTGCGTGGGCCCGAAGTAGATGCTGAGCAGTCCGTTCAGGACGCCATCCTGCAACTGTTGGATGCCGACGACGAGCTCGACGCGGCGGCGCGAGAAGTTGTACTCAGCGCCCTCGCTGACGTCGTCGACGAGACCGACAGCGCAGCAGAAACCGACTGGTCACCGACCTACCTGACCGACATCGCCGTCACTGGATTCCGTGGCATCGGCCGGACGGCCAAGCTCGAGCTGCACCCTGCGCCGGGACTGACGGTGATCAGCGGCCGGAACGGTTCCGGCAAGTCCAGTTTCGCGGAGGCCGTCGAGCTCGCCCTCACCGGCACCAGCTACCGCTGGCTTGGCAAGCAGGCACTCTGGTCGGAAGCCTGGCGCAACCTGCACAAGCCACATCCGTGTTCCCTACGCGTCGGATTCGCCCGCGAGGGTAGTGGTCCGGTGAAGGTCGGTGTGGACTGGGAGGTAGGCGCGGAGCTCGCCGATCGCAAGCTGTGGACGCAACGTGAAGGCAGGGAGTGCACCCCAGGACTCGACAGTCTCGGCTGGACGCACCCCCTGGAGCTGTACCGCCCCGTTCTCACCTACGAGGAGCTCGGCCGCCTCTTCGACGGCGGACCATCGGCTTTGTATGACGCATTGGCTAAATTGCTCGGACTGGAAGTTCTTTCCGCTGTCGAGAAGAGACTGTCCGAAAATCTCAAGGATGCGAAATCAGTGCGGGACGCAGCCGACTCAACACGCAAGCGGGCCATCGCAGCACTGTCGGATTCCGCCGATCAACGGGCCGAGAAGCTCGTGAAACTTCTGAAGAAGCATGTCCGGCCACTCGACGAGATCGTCGCGATAGTGACTGGCGCGGACCAAACCGCAGAGGATGCCGTCGGCGCGCTTCGGGCACTCAGCGCAATGGAAGTGCCGACTCCCAATGATCTTGAATCATCGGCTACCCGATTGCGAGGAGCCGTCGAGGAGCACCATCGCCACGAACTCGACATGGTGGCGCTGGCATCGGAACGAGTTGACTTGCTGCACCGGGCTCTAAACTTCCATTCGCGCGTAGGCGACGTCGATTGCCCAGTGTGTGGAGAAGGCTGGCTGGATGCGGGTTGGGCCGAGCAGGCGCAGACCGCAGTTTTAGACGGCGAAGCAACAGCGGCCGAATACCGTGCAGCCGCAGCCGAGCTGAAGAGCGCGAGGGCTGCTGCAGACGCGTTGATGGCGCAACTACAGCCCGCGGGTGCCCTCCGGGGCGTTGACCTGCCGACCCTGCCGACCTACAACGAAGCAGCCGAGCGGGCCCGTGTAGCGCCTGATGACCACGTCGCGTGTGCGGATCATCTGGAGTCCGTAGTGCTTGACGCACTCGGTGCTGCCGAAGCGCTACGTAGCGAGGCGGCTGCGGCACTGGCAAGTCGTGAGGATGCCTGGGGTCCAGTGGCGGCGCAGGTCGCGGCGTGGGTCGCGGACGAGCACCGCGCGCAGCAACTGGACGTACAGTACAAAGCGACCAACGCGGCGAAGAACTGGGCTATTAAACAAGGGAAGGACTTTCGCAATCTGCGACTCGAACCGATCGCTGCTCAAGCACGCCAGATCTGGAGCGAACTGCGACTGGAAAGCAATGTCGACCTCGGTGACATCAGCCTGACTGGTACGGCAACGAAACGTAAGGCCATCCTCGGCGGATCGGTTGACGGCGAGCCGACGCAGGCGCTTTCGGTGATGAGCCAGGGTGAACAGAACGCTGTCGCCCTGGCGTTGTTCCTGCCCCGCGCGACCTCGGTGAAGAGCCCGTTCAGATTTGTGGTGCTCGATGATCCGATCCAAGCGATGGACCCGTCCAAGATTGACGGCTTCGTGCGGGTGCTCACAGATATCGCACGAACGCACCAGATTATCGTCTTCTCCCACGACGACAGGCTGGCGTCCGTCATCCGGGAGACCGGCATCGACGCGCGGCTCATCGAAGTGATGCGGGAATCAGGGTCCAAGGTCAGGGTGCGACCCAACGTGGATCCCGCACGAAGGTTGATCTCTGATGCGTTCGCGATGATTCAAGACGACCGCCTCGCTGATGAGGTCAAGGGCCGAGTTGCGCCCAATCTGTTCCGGATGGCTCTGGAATCGGCTGCCAAACAAGCTCATTACGCGAGGCAGTCCGCAGCGGGCAAGTCTCGAACGGCGGCAGAGGAGCAGTGGCAGGCTGCAAAGACAACCAGACAGTGCCTAGCCCTGGCTGTTCTGGGCGACGGAAAGGCGGACGTCACCGGCTGGCTGGAAGCTCGACGGGGTCGAAAGAACGTGCTGGATATCGGAAATGCCGGCGCGCACGGGCGGGTTGGAAAGCTGTCGAAGCTAGACGTGCGGGATCTCGAGGAAGCGGTCCGGGACCTCTTGGGATCCCGATGAGTGCACTTGAGCTGTTGGGACAGGCCCAACGCATCATAAATGAGTCGCGAGCTGACGGTCTGTCCTCACGCATGGCTGCGTTTCTGGCGCGTCAGGCGCTTGAAGAGATTGTCGACCAACGCTGCATGAGTGTCGGCGCACCCGCTCAGTGGGCCAGTGCTCGCAGCAAGTTGGTGGTGTTGCGGTCACTGGATAGCGAGGAGGCCGCTGACGCCGCAGCGAGGGCCTGGAGCCGGCTCAGTGCGGCGTGCCACGTGCACGCGTTTGAGTTGCACCCGTCGGCTGCGGAGATTGAGTATCTGTGCGGCGTCGTCGCGTCGCTCGTCCCCGTTCGCTGAACCCTTTCGCCGCTTCTCGGTCTGCCCATACCTACACGCGTACCTGCGAACGCTGGCACGGCCGTCCTTGGCTCGGTAGCCCAAGCCCTAGGCAACTGTCCCGGTGCTGCGACCTTCGTGGCGGATGTGAATTGACCTGATCTCGACGGCAACCGTGATAGGAACAATCGTGCAGTCCCGCGTACAGACGTTGGGTGCAATTGTAGGCCGTGGTAGGGCAAAGGGGAGTGCATGCCTGCAAAACTCACGCGGGATCAGCGTACTGATCGGCTCATCGCGAAGACCCGACTGCGTGTGGAACAAACTTCACCGGATGCAAGGCTGCTGAGACATATGCCTAGCAGCACGTTGGGAGTCCTCATTCGCGAATGCGGGTACGCGAGGACCTCTGCGAAGCTGCTTAGCGACCTCTGCGACAGACTACGAGAGGTCGGCGTCGAGTTCAGCCCCGAACTGACTGATCCGTTCAATACCCCGAAAACGCGGATCTACTTCTTCGATGCAGAACGAAATATGAAGGGGCTTCAGCCAACTCGGGAGCTGTTCAAGCAGGAAGCAGAGCTGTCACGGTTCCTGTGGCTGAATAAGAAGTTCCTCGCGAACGCGACCAAGAATTTGCGGCTTACGGACCTTGAGAAGCGTCTCGCACCGGGCGCAACGATTGACCTCCTTGCTATCGATACGAAGACGCGCGAGCTGGTTGGCATCGAACTGAAGGCAGAAGAGCCGGACCAGGGGATTGTGGCGCAGGCGGCGAAGTATATGAAGGGGCTGAAGTCACTAGCTGAAAGTGAAGGGCTCAAAGGTGCGCGCCTGATGATCGTCACGGGTCAGCCTGACGAGGAGTTGCAAGAGAATGTGCAGGCGCACGCGGAGAGAATCGGGGTCAGAACTGATTGGTTTCTCTACCGCGTGAAGTTCGAGCTGAAGCAGGCGTAGCACGCTCTCGGGACTTAGCCACGATCCGTGGATCAACTTCGTTGAGGTGTATGGGGAGTTAATGGTGGCATCTTGGAGTCACGGGCAGCGTGTAGCCGCTGTGGCCTGACCCCGATCGGTTGATCCATGGCTTATGAGAGTCTTGCGGCCCACGTTGTGGGCAGGAAGGCTCGACAAGATAATGGCGACGAGGAAACGGCACAGTCCGGAGCAGATTGTGCGCAAGCTGATGGCTGCTGACCGGCTGTTGGCCGAGGGCAAGGACACCGCGGCGGTCTGCCGCGAACTGGGTGTGTCCGAGGCCACCTATCACCGGTGGCGCAACCAGTTCGGCAGCCTGAAGGCCGAGGACGCCAAACGGCTCAAGGACCTCGAACGCGAGAACGCCGCCCTCAAACGGCTGTTGGCCGACGCGGAGCTGGAGAAGGACGCGCTGCGGGAGATCGCCAAGGGAAACTTCTAGGCCCGGAACGCCGGCGGGCCGCCGTTCGTCACCTCCAGCGCGTGCTGGGGGTCAGCGAGCGGTTCGCTTGCCGCGTCACCGGGCAACACCCAACGCCACGAACCCACGTCGGCGACACCAGAGGATCCCGACGCCGCCTTACGGGACTGGCTGCGCAGCTACGCCAAGAAACACCCCCGACGGGGATTCCGGCCGGCCTACCACGACGCCCGCGGTGAAGGCTGGGTCATCAATCACAAGAAGATCCAACGGCTTTGGCGGGAGGAAGGGCTAAGGGTTCCGCAGCGGCGCAAACGAAAGCGGCACGGCACATCCACCGCCGCGCCGGAGGTCGTCGCCGATGCACCCGATCGGGTGTGGGCAGTGGACTTCCAGTTCGACGTGACCACCGACAGGCGGCCGATCAAGATCGTGTCGATCATCGACGAGCACACCCGCGAATGCCTCGGCGGCATGGTCGAGCGCAGCATCACCGGCGATCACCTCATCGACGAGCTCGACCGCGTGGCGGCCGAACGTGGGACCTATCCCGCGGTGCTTCGGTGCGACAACGGGCCCGAATTAGCTTGTGGTGCAATGGCTGACTTGGCCGATGGCCAAGTCGGGTTGCACTTCATCCCACCCGGCGAACCCTGGCGAAACGGTTACGTCGAATCGTTCAACTCCCGCATCCGCGACGAATGCCTCAACATCAACAGATTCTGGTCGCTGGCCCAGGCCCGCGTGGTCATCGGCGACTGGAAGCACGGCTACAACCACCACCGCCGACACTCATCGCTGGGCTACCTACCCCCAGCCCGCTATGCTGCCGCCTGTACCCACCGATGAACGACTTTCGTTCGCCGTGGACCAGTTCACGGGGTCCGGTCAACACCACACAAGCCCTGCCCCCGCGGAGGGGACTGCCCAGGACTAAACCCCTGCTGTTTGGGGTATCAGCCTTTCGTCGAAACTGCACCTGTCGATCGCGCGGACGCAGAAACGGCACTCTCGTTCGAAGGACCTGAAGGAGTTGTGACGATGTTTGGTGGAGCAGCCGGACCCGGATCGGTCGTCGGATCAGACGAGCAGCGATTGCTCGCGGCGGCGGAGGGTGTGTTGATGGCACTTCGCCGATGCACTCCGCAAGCTGCGGTGGACGAACTGCGTGGGGCTGCGCACCGGCATGGTGTTCCGCTATCGACGATCGCGCTGGCATTGGTCGATCTGGCTTCCTGTCGGCCGATAGAGGGCACGCCGGGCCCGGCTCATATTGCCGCGCAAGAGGAATGGGGTTCATTGCTCGGCAGCTCCGAGGCGGCCGCTGCCTAGGCTGCGCGCGGCCCGTCGGCTCCCGGGCAGAATGAACGCCATGAGAGTCGCGGTTCTGGGTACGGGTGCCATGGGCGCCGGCATGGCGCAGTCGTTACTGCGTGAGGGAATCGAGGTGGCGGTCTGGAACCGCACGCCCGAGCGGGCGCGGCCGCTGGCCGCCGACGGCGCCGAGGTAGCCTCCGATCCGGCCGATGCCGTCAGAGGTGCCGACGTCGTGGTGGCGATGCTCTTCGATGCGGCAGCGACGCTCGAGGTGATGACCACGGTGCTGCCTGCTTTGGAGGCCGACGCGGTGTTCGTCCAGTGCGCGACCGTCGGCACCGATGCCGCCGAGCAGACCGCGGCCCTTGCCGCTCAGCACGAGGTGGCGTTCCTGGATTGTCCGGTGCTGGGCACCAAAGTGCCTGCCGAGCAAGGCAACCTCGTGATGCTGGCCTCCGGCGACCCCGGTCTGCGTGAACGGGTGCAGCCGGCGTTCGACGCCATGGGGAGCAAGACGATCTGGGTAGGTGACGAGCCGGGCTTGGGGTCTCAGCTCAAGCTCGTCTGCAACGCCTGGATCAGCGCCCTGGCCGCCGCCATTGGCCAGTCATTCGCCCTGGCCAAGAGCTTGGGCTTGGATCAGCGACTCATCTTGGAAGCGTTCGATGGGTCCGCCGCGGGCTCGCCATACCTGCAGTTGAAGGGCAAGGCGATCATCGAATCGTCCTATGCGCCGCAGTTCAGTGTCGACGGTGTCCGCAAGGACACCGGACTGATCCGTGACGCGATTGCGGCAGCGGGGCTGTCGACCGCCTTGGTGGACGGGGTCCGCGCCGCGTTCGACGCCGCCAGCGAAGCCGGCCACGGCGGCGAGGACATGGCCGCGGTGTATTTCGGCTTCTGAATCCGGGCGCAGACTCGCTCGGTTGGCGACTGGACGGGGCGTGTTCTGGGCTGGAGACCGACGTCTACCTGGCGCAACTCGCCCAAACTGACCAGGGCAGCCACCCACTTTTGATGCGGGTGTTCGCCATGTCGCGGTGCTCATCACGCAGCCCGAGCCCTGAGCAGGTGCGTGGTGGTCGGTCACAAATGGGTAACCTCATCCCTGAAGTCGACGGATCAGGGGGAAGTCCATGAGCCTCGTACTGGGCCTTTCGGTGACGACGAGGGATATACGCGGCGAGCTGGTTGACGGCGCCACCGGTGAGGGAGACCACCTGGACCGGGCGGTGCTCGACGCCGCAGGCATCCAGGACTACCTGGCCACACTGCCCGCCGATGAGGAGCTTGCCGCCGTCGGGCTGACCTGGACGCCGGACGCCGAGTCGGACGCGATCAAGGTGCGCGAGGCGCTCGATGTCTACGGCGGGGGAGCACCCGTGGTGGCCATCCGGGAAGTCGAAGCCACCGAAGCCCTCGCCCGCGGCATCGCCGAGATGACGGGGCATGACTTCCTGGTCGTGTGCATCGTCGAACCGGATGCGGCGGTGGTCGCGACCGTCGACGGTTACCACGTGGCGGTGGAACAGATCGACCGCATGGATGCCGCCACGCTGATCGAGCGGGTGTGCGCGGTGGTGCGCAGTGCGCGCCCCAGCCCGGACGCCGTGTTCGTCCTCGGCTCGGAAGACTCTGAGGAACTCGTCGAAGCCCTGCAGGAGGAGACTGACCGTCCCGTCGTCACCGCAACCGAGGCGGACTTCGCGATGACGCGTGGCGCGGCGCTGGCGTCGGCATTGTTGGCCAGCCAGCCCGCGACTGAGCCCGCCGAGCCGCGGTTCTCCCGGGTTCAGCTGCTGGCCTCGGCACTGGGTGTGGCGAGCGTGGCGTTCGTGACGTCGGTGTCGGTGGTGCTTGCCTCGCATGGTTTGCCCCAGGTGAGCGAGACAGAGCCCGAGTCGGTCGCCGCTTCGGCACCCCTCGCCCGTCCGGCACCTCCGCCACCAAGCGCGGACGCCGTCCGGGCCATGGCCCGCAAGCCTTTCGCCCTCATGAACGTGCCCGCCCCGCAGGCGCCGGCACCGGCCCCTGCCGCACCGCCGCCCGCTCCGGAGCCCGCCGCGCCGGCCAACGTCGCACCCGTGCTGCCGCCGGCCTACCTGCCGCAGCCGGCAGCCCCGCCCCCGCAGCCACCCCGGCTGCGTGACCGGATTCTGGACAAGATCCCGATCATCGGTAGGTTCCGCTAGGGCTCAGGTCTCCGGGAGCGGAGACTCGCCAGCTCCGAGCCCGTTCAACGGATGCTGCGCGGCGGCGCTCGGCTCCTTGCTCCGGTCGGCGACGAAGGGCACGGCACCGCAGGCGATCAAGATGACCGCCACACCGATCCACTGGACTGGGTCCAGGCGCTCGCCCAAAAGTGTTGCTGCCAAGGTGATCCCGATGACGGGTTCGAGAGCGCCGAGCAGGCTCAGGGGCACCGAGCCCAGCGTGCGGACGGCAAAGAGGGCGCCACCGGTGCCGATGGGCATCAACACCACACCCTGGATGGCGGCCACCGTCCATACGCCGGCCGGCACGGAGAAATGCTCGTCGGAGACGACGGCGAAGAGTCCGGTGGTCACCGTCGAGCCGATCGTGACCAAGGCGGCGGTGGCCACGGTGCCGACTTGGCGCACCCACCGCTCGCTCAGGACGAGATACCCGGCATAGCCCGCCGCACTGAGCAAGGTGAGGACCACCGCCGCAACGGACACCGCGCCCGATCCGGCGCCACCGACCATCACCAACCCAGCGATCGCCACGCAGGCCAGCAGGATCAGCAACTTGGGTACCGGGGCCCGGTCGCGCAGCCACACCAGGGCGATCACCATGAGCGGGCAGACGTTCACCACGATGACCGGTATCTGCGCACCGCCGTGTTCGACGGCCATGAAGAACGCGAGCACCTGCGCCCCGAACAGCGGACCGCAGAACGCGAGCATGCACAGCACCGGTCGCCACGGCAGTCGCCGAGCCCGGCCGCTCAGCAGCCACAGCGCGGCGATGACGGCCGTACCGAGGATGCCGCGGATGGTGAGCAGCACCGCGGGACTGGCGCCGACGTTGTAGGCGAACACGGCCGCCACCGGCATCGAGCCGTATGCGAGCGCTGACGCCGCACCGGCAACCCAGCCACGCCGAGCTGAGTGCTCGAGATCCTGCCCCACCGCTGCCTTCCCGTTGCACGTGTCGCATCGAGCCGACGTCGTTGTACGGGCTGATCTTGCGCACGCAAAGACTACTGCCCGGCGGGACGGGGCAAGATCGGGCGTCGAGATCGCGCCTGAAGCGGCGTTTAGTGCCGTCAGACTTTCGGCAGCCAACCGGACCAGGCGGGGGACAGGATGAAGCCGCGACCCTGTGCGTCCTTGCAGGCGGTGGTGCCCTTGTCGTCGACGCCGCAGGTCATGCTGTTGAAGGTGATCGAGTGAAACGGCGGGAGCACTTTGAGAGGATGGCCTCGAAGCGTGCCGTTCACGGCGACCGGATTACCTGTCTTCTTCAATTTCGTCAGCGTGCCAATCCAATTGGCGCCATTGAGTCCTCGGGCGGGATCCGTCTTGACTGGTGGCACACCCGGAAAGTTGTTCCCTGTGCATTGGGCTTGCTCGATCATGAAGTCGCAGGAAATGCCGTCCGGTGTGAGGAAAGCAATGGTGCTGGCGGTGAATCCCGGTGTCGACGTGTCGATGGCGTAGTCGGCGAAGTCGACCGGTGTATAGCGGCTGAGATCAGGGAACGTCGGTGTGTCGGCGTGCGCTTCGGGAGAATGCGCTCCAACGAGCAGTGCTGCCGCGGCCAGTGCAGACATCGAGCGGATCGTCATACTGCTAGACCTTTGGCAGCCAGCCCGATCCCTGAGGGGATAGAACGAACCCACGTCCCCTCGAGTCTTTACAGGCAGTGGTTCCTTTGTCATCGACACCGCAGAGGGCGCCGAAGGCGGAGATTGAGTGAAGCGGCGGCAGCGTCTTGATGGTTTGCCCATTCAGCGGGTTCGGTACGGCACCTTCATTGGTCTGTTTCAAACCGGAGGCTGTGCCAATCCAGTTGACTCGGTTGAAATTTCTCGAAGGGTCGGAGACCGCCGGAGGTATCGCGGGGAGATTGTTGCCGCTGCACTGGGCTTGAACTGCTGTGATATTGCAGATCACACCGTCCGGGGTGGCGAAGTAGATCTCCGAGCTGGGCATGCCGGGCGTTGTGGTGTCGATTGCATAATCCAATATGTCGACGGGGGCATAGGCGGTCATGTCGGGGAAGCGGGGAGTGTCTGCCAGTGCGGTGCATACGCTGAGTGCGACCAACCCGGTGGTGGCGGCGGCAACAGCGAGGGCTTTGGCGATCATGTCTGTCCTATCGGTGCGGATGGCGTATGCGTTAACAGCCCATCAACGGTTCGGATTCACCTGAAACTGCTCCACGACGTACGGATTGCCGGTGCTGGTGTTCCACTGACTGACCAGAATGCCCATGTTGTTCAGGGTTGAACCCGGCAGAATGTAGCCGCCGTAGTTCTGCGGGTATTGCCCGGGAACCGGCTGATTCCACAGACCGCCAGCGGCGACGACCGTGGGCTCGGCAGTGTTGAAGATCTCCGTCGGCATACCGCTGCCAACGCGCACCTCCGTTGCCCCGGTGGTGGAGTTGAAACCGGAGAGTACCGGCCGGCCGTCGATTTCACGCATGCTCAATTCGCCGAACACGCCCCGGCTGATGGGAATGGCAGAATCTCCCTGTCCACCGAAGCTCTGCCCGTTCCACGGCTCCCAGGCATCACGATTGAAAATCTGATTGGGGTCGACGCGATACATGGTGACGGGTTGGTGGCGGTCGAAGCCGTCAGCGGCGATATACACCTTCCCGTCACTACCTTGGTAGCCGCTGATCTGAGTAGGGGCGGAGTTCGGGTTGCTAATTAGAGGGGGCTCGAATGGGCGTTTGGCAAGGGGGTTCTCGACCGGATCCCATGGCTTGTAGCTGTCCTTCACCACGGTCCACCCCTTCGACGGATCATTGGTCACCTTCACCAACCACGACCCACCTTTGGGCGCCAGTCCCTCGGCGGTGTTGGTGCCGACCACCATCATGTAGGTGTCCTTACCGACGGTGATACTGCCCGCCGGCAAGGAGTTGTTGGCGCCCGCCTGCACCGCTTCGGGAGGCAGTGGGAACAGCACGTTTTTCCCGTCCGGCCCGGTCAACGGCGTGCCGAAGTGCGCTTTCCCTTGCGAATCGAAACTGACTGGCACGGCCACGGACGGGTAGTGCGTGCCCTCGCCCTGCTTGCCGCCCGAATACGAGTCACCCAGAATCGCCACCTTCGACCCGTCCGGCAAGGTGATCACCTCACCGAGGTCGGCCGCATTGATCCCGTCGATCGGCGCGCCGGTGCCCGCCACCGGGCCCATGTTCCGGGACTCGCCCGGCTGCAGCGGGCCCAGATCCGGCGTCGTCATCGGAGACGGTGCCGGCTCCGGCAGCCCCGACGCCTTCGCGATCGCCTTGGCCAGCTCGTCATCGATCCGGTCGCCCTCGATGATCGCGTCGGCGATCCGGGCCTTTAGGTCGGCGATCTTCTCGGACACCTTGGTCTGCGTCTCTGCGTCCATGTAGTTGTAGCTGTCCGGTGGGCTCACCTCATTCGTCGCGGGGTCCACCTTCACCGCCGGCGCCTCGGCCGCGTAGTTGAGGATGTCCTTGACCTTGTTGGCCAGCGTGTCGGCCTCCTGATGTGCGGTGTCGATCAGGGTCGCGGCCGCTTTGATCCGTTCGGCCTGTTTGTCGTGATCACCGGCGGTCGAGAACACCGCTTGGCGCGCGGTATCGCCGGACCCGCCGTCCCAATCCGCCGCCTGCATCGCCGACCGCAGAAAATCGGCGGAGTCGGCGTGATTGGTCGCCACGTCATGCGCGGCCTTACCCAGGTCGCCGATCTCGGGCGGCCAGTTCAACAGTTCCTGCAGGGTGAGGGCCACGAGCTACAGGTCGCGCCCGGCGGCCTCGATCTCGTCCGCAGCGCCATCGTCGGTCTTTGTGTACGCCGCGGCCGCCGCCCGGTGCCCGTCCGCGTGCTTGACGTGATGAGCCGCGAACTGGCTGGCCGAGGTCTGCCATTCACTGAGCATCGCCGGCAGCGCCGCGGCGGCCTTGCCGGCTCCGAGCGCCACCGAATCTGCCCGCGACTGCGCCTGCGTGTGCGCCGTCGTGAATGACTCGGCGTGACTGCTCAACGCCTCCGCGGTCACCTGCAACTGGGCCGGATCGACCCGCAACGACTTCCCCATGAGAACTACCCCCTCGACCACAACGCGGACGTTTCTCGATTCTAAGCTCGCACCGAACCGGCCCAGTACGCGAAAACCGGGCGGTACCGTCGACCGATGGAGAT includes:
- a CDS encoding WXG100 family type VII secretion target; translation: MGKSLRVDPAQLQVTAEALSSHAESFTTAHTQAQSRADSVALGAGKAAAALPAMLSEWQTSASQFAAHHVKHADGHRAAAAAYTKTDDGAADEIEAAGRDL
- a CDS encoding DUF7159 family protein: MSLVLGLSVTTRDIRGELVDGATGEGDHLDRAVLDAAGIQDYLATLPADEELAAVGLTWTPDAESDAIKVREALDVYGGGAPVVAIREVEATEALARGIAEMTGHDFLVVCIVEPDAAVVATVDGYHVAVEQIDRMDAATLIERVCAVVRSARPSPDAVFVLGSEDSEELVEALQEETDRPVVTATEADFAMTRGAALASALLASQPATEPAEPRFSRVQLLASALGVASVAFVTSVSVVLASHGLPQVSETEPESVAASAPLARPAPPPPSADAVRAMARKPFALMNVPAPQAPAPAPAAPPPAPEPAAPANVAPVLPPAYLPQPAAPPPQPPRLRDRILDKIPIIGRFR
- a CDS encoding NAD(P)-dependent oxidoreductase translates to MPRKRNGVHCSAAPRRPLPRLRAARRLPGRMNAMRVAVLGTGAMGAGMAQSLLREGIEVAVWNRTPERARPLAADGAEVASDPADAVRGADVVVAMLFDAAATLEVMTTVLPALEADAVFVQCATVGTDAAEQTAALAAQHEVAFLDCPVLGTKVPAEQGNLVMLASGDPGLRERVQPAFDAMGSKTIWVGDEPGLGSQLKLVCNAWISALAAAIGQSFALAKSLGLDQRLILEAFDGSAAGSPYLQLKGKAIIESSYAPQFSVDGVRKDTGLIRDAIAAAGLSTALVDGVRAAFDAASEAGHGGEDMAAVYFGF
- a CDS encoding AAA family ATPase; its protein translation is MRGPEVDAEQSVQDAILQLLDADDELDAAAREVVLSALADVVDETDSAAETDWSPTYLTDIAVTGFRGIGRTAKLELHPAPGLTVISGRNGSGKSSFAEAVELALTGTSYRWLGKQALWSEAWRNLHKPHPCSLRVGFAREGSGPVKVGVDWEVGAELADRKLWTQREGRECTPGLDSLGWTHPLELYRPVLTYEELGRLFDGGPSALYDALAKLLGLEVLSAVEKRLSENLKDAKSVRDAADSTRKRAIAALSDSADQRAEKLVKLLKKHVRPLDEIVAIVTGADQTAEDAVGALRALSAMEVPTPNDLESSATRLRGAVEEHHRHELDMVALASERVDLLHRALNFHSRVGDVDCPVCGEGWLDAGWAEQAQTAVLDGEATAAEYRAAAAELKSARAAADALMAQLQPAGALRGVDLPTLPTYNEAAERARVAPDDHVACADHLESVVLDALGAAEALRSEAAAALASREDAWGPVAAQVAAWVADEHRAQQLDVQYKATNAAKNWAIKQGKDFRNLRLEPIAAQARQIWSELRLESNVDLGDISLTGTATKRKAILGGSVDGEPTQALSVMSQGEQNAVALALFLPRATSVKSPFRFVVLDDPIQAMDPSKIDGFVRVLTDIARTHQIIVFSHDDRLASVIRETGIDARLIEVMRESGSKVRVRPNVDPARRLISDAFAMIQDDRLADEVKGRVAPNLFRMALESAAKQAHYARQSAAGKSRTAAEEQWQAAKTTRQCLALAVLGDGKADVTGWLEARRGRKNVLDIGNAGAHGRVGKLSKLDVRDLEEAVRDLLGSR
- a CDS encoding DUF4185 domain-containing protein yields the protein MALTLQELLNWPPEIGDLGKAAHDVATNHADSADFLRSAMQAADWDGGSGDTARQAVFSTAGDHDKQAERIKAAATLIDTAHQEADTLANKVKDILNYAAEAPAVKVDPATNEVSPPDSYNYMDAETQTKVSEKIADLKARIADAIIEGDRIDDELAKAIAKASGLPEPAPSPMTTPDLGPLQPGESRNMGPVAGTGAPIDGINAADLGEVITLPDGSKVAILGDSYSGGKQGEGTHYPSVAVPVSFDSQGKAHFGTPLTGPDGKNVLFPLPPEAVQAGANNSLPAGSITVGKDTYMMVVGTNTAEGLAPKGGSWLVKVTNDPSKGWTVVKDSYKPWDPVENPLAKRPFEPPLISNPNSAPTQISGYQGSDGKVYIAADGFDRHQPVTMYRVDPNQIFNRDAWEPWNGQSFGGQGDSAIPISRGVFGELSMREIDGRPVLSGFNSTTGATEVRVGSGMPTEIFNTAEPTVVAAGGLWNQPVPGQYPQNYGGYILPGSTLNNMGILVSQWNTSTGNPYVVEQFQVNPNR
- a CDS encoding DMT family transporter; protein product: MGQDLEHSARRGWVAGAASALAYGSMPVAAVFAYNVGASPAVLLTIRGILGTAVIAALWLLSGRARRLPWRPVLCMLAFCGPLFGAQVLAFFMAVEHGGAQIPVIVVNVCPLMVIALVWLRDRAPVPKLLILLACVAIAGLVMVGGAGSGAVSVAAVVLTLLSAAGYAGYLVLSERWVRQVGTVATAALVTIGSTVTTGLFAVVSDEHFSVPAGVWTVAAIQGVVLMPIGTGGALFAVRTLGSVPLSLLGALEPVIGITLAATLLGERLDPVQWIGVAVILIACGAVPFVADRSKEPSAAAQHPLNGLGAGESPLPET
- a CDS encoding ANTAR domain-containing protein, with amino-acid sequence MFGGAAGPGSVVGSDEQRLLAAAEGVLMALRRCTPQAAVDELRGAAHRHGVPLSTIALALVDLASCRPIEGTPGPAHIAAQEEWGSLLGSSEAAAA